The following proteins are co-located in the Ensifer sp. WSM1721 genome:
- a CDS encoding TetR/AcrR family transcriptional regulator — protein sequence MTSAKSARQEKSLQDQEQQSSGRRAAGEDPVKREQILDGAKRVFMRSNFDAASMNDITREAGVSKGTLYVYFENKEDLFEALIARERSRIVSSAKQSLNDDAPIEEALHDFGVTLVTSITSDYTIRAMRTVLGVIDRMPRLAQRFFTATPENGYTVLKAYLDRQVQTGALLIDDTELAAKQFIELSNAGIFKGRLFGMCDTVPADRIEKNVASAVRIFLAAYARRAR from the coding sequence ATGACGTCAGCGAAAAGCGCACGGCAGGAAAAGTCCCTGCAGGATCAGGAACAGCAGTCTTCGGGGCGGCGCGCCGCCGGCGAGGATCCGGTCAAACGCGAGCAGATCCTCGATGGTGCCAAACGCGTGTTCATGCGCAGCAATTTCGACGCTGCCAGCATGAACGACATCACCCGTGAGGCGGGCGTTTCAAAGGGCACGCTCTATGTCTATTTCGAAAACAAGGAAGACCTTTTCGAGGCGCTCATCGCACGCGAGCGCAGCCGCATCGTCAGCAGCGCCAAGCAGTCCCTGAACGACGATGCACCGATCGAGGAGGCGTTGCACGATTTCGGCGTAACGCTGGTCACGAGCATCACCTCCGACTACACGATCCGCGCCATGCGCACCGTGCTCGGCGTCATCGACCGAATGCCGCGGCTGGCGCAGCGCTTCTTCACGGCAACGCCGGAGAACGGCTACACCGTGCTCAAGGCCTATCTCGATCGGCAGGTGCAGACAGGCGCGCTCTTAATCGACGACACGGAACTGGCGGCCAAACAGTTCATCGAACTCTCGAACGCCGGCATCTTCAAAGGCCGGCTCTTCGGCATGTGCGACACGGTTCCGGCGGACCGGATCGAAAAGAATGTGGCCTCGGCAGTCCGTATCTTCCTCGCCGCCTATGCTCGGCGCGCCCGATAA